Below is a genomic region from Neorhizobium galegae.
AGCTTCCGCAACCTCAGCCTCGCTCTTGCGGGAACGGCGGGCAATCTGCTCGATACGGTTGCGATAGGCGTTACGCGAGCCGAAATCGAGCGCCTGATAATCGGTGCGCTCGCGGAAGATCTTGTCGATCTGCGAAACGTCTTCGAACCAGACGCTCCATTCCGTATCGTCGATCTCGCGCAGGCTCTTGATGATGTTGCCCATCGTCACGTTGCCGGACGAAAGACGGTTCTGCTCGGCGAGCATCACCTCTTCGACGTCGGTGCCCGCCTGTTCGAGCCGCTGCTCGAGCCAGGCGACCGCAAACCCCGATGTCTGCGAGGCGTTGCGAAGGCGGTAGAGGAACTGTGCCGTGAACGTATTGTCGTTCGTCAGGTTCTCGATGCCCTTCAGGACATCGGCGCTCGCCTCCTCGTTGTTGAGTCGGATGATCTCGTCGGCCGTCTCGTTGGCGCGGCGGCGCATGTTGCGCGAACGATCGACACGGGTCGCGATGCGGCGCAGGTTCTCGATCAGCACGAAACGGATGAACGAGGGCAGCGCCCAGAGTTCGCCGATCTCGAGCGGCTCCTTGACCTGGAAACCCTGGACCATGGAGGCCAGCGCCTCGCGGGAAATGCTGCTGTGCGTATGGGCGACATAGAGCCAGGCGAGCACCAGCACACGCGGCAATTCCTGGCCGCCGACCGTCATCGTGGGCAACTGGCGGAAGAACTTTTTCGGGAAGTCGCGGCGGACCTCCTGGATCGCCTCTTCGACGATGTAATAATTGTCGAGCAGCCATTCGGCGGCGGGCGTGATCGACGCGCCGGCATCGACGTCGGTAGCGGTCGCCCGATAGACCCGCAGGATTTCCTTCTCGTTTTCATGATGCCGCTTGAAGAACTCGAACTCCATCAGGCCCGGCAAGCTGGGCGTGCCCTCCTTGCCGAGTTTCTCGCCGCATTCCCACAATGCATCGATGTTGAAATAGGTCGAGCGGATCGAATCGTTGTGATCGATCTGCTTGGCTTCGGTTTCGCGCGAGGAAGCTGACGGCGGAGTGTGAAATGACATGGATACGGGCTTCTGCTGAAAACTCTAAGGGTTTGTCGGCCTCGCCTTACTCGGCCTGCATCGGAAGCGCCAGTCATCATTTGGATTATGGTGACCGGCCGGATGCAGACCCGCGAGGATGGGAAATAGAGAGCAGTCCGGATATTGCAAATGACTGACTGGAATCTATTGCTCACTTCCTGCGGATTGACACATGTTCCGGCTCTATCGAGCCTAGCCTGAATGGAACCTGAACGGAAGCAGGCCCTTGATAATTCGAGGAATTCCGCACTTGTGTAACAGGCACGCCTGAACGTCTTGCGGCAGCCGAACAGAGTGAAATTTTAACACCGAGGGTTACCTTCCAAAGGCCGCGCTGCTATTCATCTCAGACGCAAGGGCGATCTCGTCGTGCCCCGCAACCAATCCAATCGAACTTTCGGTGTTTTGAGCAATGACGATCCAGTTTTCCAATGACATGGCCGACGTGGTGGCCACCCGCCGTTACCTTCATCAATATCCGGAACTCGGCCTGTCGGAGTTCAACACATCCGATTTCGTCGCCAGGCAGCTCACCGATCTCGGATATGAAGTCACCCGCGGCCTCGGCAAGACGGGCGTTGTCGCCACTTTGAAGAACGGCACCGGCGGCCGGTCGATCGGCATCCGCGCCGATATGGACGCGCTCCCGATCGAGGAAGAAACAGGTGCGGAATATGCCAGCAGGAACAAGGGGTTGATGCATGCATGCGGCCATGACGGCCACACAGCGATGCTGCTCGGTGCCGCCAGAATCCTAGCCGAACGGAGGAATTTCGACGGCACGATCCACCTGATCTTTCAGCCGGCGGAGGAGAATTTCGGCGGCGCCAGACTGATGATCGAGGACGGCCTGTTCGAGCGCTTCCCATGCGATGCCGTCTTCGGCCTGCACAACGATCCCAGCCTGCCCTTCGGCCAGATCGGCGTCAAGGAAGGCCCGATGATGGCGGCCGTCGACGAATGCCGCATCACGGTCAATGGCCGCGGCGGCCATGGCGCCGAGCCCCAGGACGCATCGGATCCGATCGTCTGCGGCGCGAGCATCATCATGGCGCTGCAGACGATCGCCTCGCGCAACATCCACCCGCTCGACCAGATGGTCATCACCGTCGGCGCCTTCCATGCCGGCATGGCGAGCAACGTCATTCCGGAGCGGGCGGAAATGCTGCTCACCATCCGCTCCTTCGACCCGGACGTCCGCAACGAGCTGGAAAGGCGCATCCGCATGGTCGCCGAGGGCCAGGCCGCCAGCTACGGCATGGGCGTCACGCTCGACTACAAGCGCGGTTACGAGGCGACCATCAACCACAAGGCGGAAACGGATTTCGTCCGCGATCTCGCCCGTCGTGTCGTCGGCGAGGACAAGGTCGTCGACTTGCCCCGCCCGTCCATGGGCGCCGAGGATTTCGCCTATATGCTGGCGGAGCGGCCGGGCACCTATTTCCTGCTCGGCACCAGGCGCACCAACAACGACCCGCCGCTGCACCACCCGCGTTTCGATTTCAACGACGACGCGCTGCCAATCGGAACGAGCTTCTGGGTGGAGCTTGCCGAAGCCTATCTCCCCGCGAAATAGGCCCTTAAACGAAAACACCTCCCGAGCAGCAAAGCGCGGGAGGTGTTTTCGGTCTTGGGAGGACCAAGCCCGAATTTGAAAAGGCGAAACCTGAAAGCCTCAGGGAAAGAGGCCGAGTGTCACGGCACCGACAAAGATGAAGGCTGCCGTTACCAGGACCGTATTCGCCGCCCATTGCCATTTGCCCGCAAAGCCGCGAGCTGGGAAAGACCGTGTCTGATGCTCGATGTGACGCATGGATGTCTCCCGGGTTCTGGTTCCGCCCTTTTCGAGCGTTGTCCTTATGCTAGCTTATCTCTACCAACCCGATAGAGATAATGTTCCAACCTGCCACCAGTTCCGTAGAAAATCCTTTTTTCTTAACGGCCCATCCGGGTGTTTAACGGTTTATTATACCCCTGCCCTTTGCCGGCCCTTTAGACGCCAAAACGATCCAGCGCCAAACGGAAGATATCCGGGTCGATATTGCCGCCCGAGCAGACCGCAATCACCGTATCGCCTAGCGTCTCGCCATGGAAAAGAGCGGCCGCCAATGCCACCGCCCCACCGGGTTCGACGACGATCTTCAGCCGGCTGAAGGCAAGCGCCACCGCATGCAACGCTTCGTCGTCGGTCACCACGAGACCTGCGCCGCAGAGCTTCGACATGATCGGGAAGGTGATGTTGCCGGGCTGCGGCGTGACGATCGCATCGCAGAGCGAGCCGCCCTGGGTCGCATTGCGCTCGATCTGTCCAGAGGCCAGCGAACGCGTGACATCGTCAAAGCCTTGCGGCTCGCACGGGTGGACGACAAAACTGGGCGCCTTGGCGCTTAATGCCAGCGCGACGCCGGAAATGAAGCCGCCGCCGCCTGTCGGTACCAGCACGTCGGCCTTCTCGATGCCTTCCTCCTTGGCCTGTTCGGCGATTTCGAGCCCGGTCGTGCCCTGGCCGGCGATCACCAGCGGCTCGTCGAACGGCTTGATCAGCGTCAGGCCGCGCTCCTGCGACAGCCGCGCGCCGATCACATCGCGATCCTCGTTGAGGCGGTCATAGAGCACGACGTCGGCGCCATAGGCACGGGTATTCTCGATCTTGATGCGCGGCGCGTCGGACGGCATGATGATCACGCTCGGAATGCCGTGCATCCTCGCCGCCAGCGCCACACCCTGGGCATGGTTGCCCGACGAGAAGGCGATCACGCCCTTGGCACGGACGTCGGGCGACAGCGCCGAGATCGCCGACCAGGCGCCGCGAAACTTGAACGAACCGGTGTGCTGCAGGCATTCCGGCTTCACGAAGACGCGCCGCCCGGCAATGTCGTCGAGGAAGGGCGAGGATAGCAGCGGGGTGCGGCGCACGTGGCCATCGAGACGGACACGGGCGGCTTCGATCATGGCGATATCGGTCATGCGGGAAATTCCGTTCGGAGGGCGAGGCAGTGAGGCCGCAAACCTATCGGCGGTTTCCATTTCGGTAAAGGCCGGAAAAGGATCGGTTCAGCCGGCTTCCGCTCCTTGAGACAGCGGCAGGGAACCGAGCTTTACCACCGCCTTGATGGGCAGGTGATCGGAAGCAAGCCGCGCAAGCGGGCTGTCATGGGTTTCGACGGCATCGATCAGCCCGGGCTGGTTCGCCATGATGCGGTCGAGCGCCAGGACAGGCAGGCGCGACGGAAAACTCGGCACCGCAGCCGGGAGACCGA
It encodes:
- a CDS encoding threonine ammonia-lyase → MTDIAMIEAARVRLDGHVRRTPLLSSPFLDDIAGRRVFVKPECLQHTGSFKFRGAWSAISALSPDVRAKGVIAFSSGNHAQGVALAARMHGIPSVIIMPSDAPRIKIENTRAYGADVVLYDRLNEDRDVIGARLSQERGLTLIKPFDEPLVIAGQGTTGLEIAEQAKEEGIEKADVLVPTGGGGFISGVALALSAKAPSFVVHPCEPQGFDDVTRSLASGQIERNATQGGSLCDAIVTPQPGNITFPIMSKLCGAGLVVTDDEALHAVALAFSRLKIVVEPGGAVALAAALFHGETLGDTVIAVCSGGNIDPDIFRLALDRFGV
- a CDS encoding M20 aminoacylase family protein; the protein is MTIQFSNDMADVVATRRYLHQYPELGLSEFNTSDFVARQLTDLGYEVTRGLGKTGVVATLKNGTGGRSIGIRADMDALPIEEETGAEYASRNKGLMHACGHDGHTAMLLGAARILAERRNFDGTIHLIFQPAEENFGGARLMIEDGLFERFPCDAVFGLHNDPSLPFGQIGVKEGPMMAAVDECRITVNGRGGHGAEPQDASDPIVCGASIIMALQTIASRNIHPLDQMVITVGAFHAGMASNVIPERAEMLLTIRSFDPDVRNELERRIRMVAEGQAASYGMGVTLDYKRGYEATINHKAETDFVRDLARRVVGEDKVVDLPRPSMGAEDFAYMLAERPGTYFLLGTRRTNNDPPLHHPRFDFNDDALPIGTSFWVELAEAYLPAK